In Coffea arabica cultivar ET-39 chromosome 9e, Coffea Arabica ET-39 HiFi, whole genome shotgun sequence, the genomic window TGTTGATTTCTATATGGATTACGGAGGTGAACTTTTACCATCATTAGATCTTTGGAATAGTGAAAGTGTTTCGAAAAGTAATTCAAGTAATGATACATTGAGTGACTTTGATAAATGGTACTTTGAGTCTCGCTCGTCTAGCCTTCatgcaaataaaaaattagaattCGATCAATAGTTGGAAGAGCCAAAGTTTCCAAGAaaggacaattttgatatttagaATGGTGGAAAGCTAATTGTCCAAAATTCCCTATTTTGGTAAAAATGGCATGTGATATATTGGTTGTTCTGACTACTACAGTTGCATCAGAATTTGTATTTAGTGTTGGTGGTAAAGTGATTGATGAGACTCGTGCCAAATTACTTCCAGAAGTGGTTGAAGCATTAATGATTACAGATGATTGGattgaatcaaagaaaaaaaagagtaagTATTTATAAATATTCTTATTCTATTGTTTATTTGCTATCGGTCCTTAGTCAAATGACTTTTATCTCATTCACTATTTTAGGGTTGGATTGCGAGATATCTACAAATATCGAGacttaaataagaaaaagaggtacaaaattgcatttttttttaataatgttGAATACTTATATAAGTTATGATAAAACTAATCCTAGTTGTCATTGTAATTGGTGCAAACTTTTTcaggaaaaggagaaaaggtaaaGGCAAACAACTGAAAGATTGGATGTGGATGCaattaaatctttgaaaatataCAGAAGTAGTCAATAATAGTTTTTTCTTTGAGTTcataatattgcattcaacttGTTGAACGTTATTTCtattatttgaaaacaaaaattggatggtatttatattatttataataTGAACTCTATACATTTTTACTTTAGTATGTTCAGAAAATACCCATGGATACCCAGATCCATGAGAGGTTTGGGTATGAATTTAATTTTTCAGACCCAAAAGGGTCTGGATCTGAGTTTGGGTCTAACTAAATTAAATGGGTTTGGATTGGATCAAAGGGATCCAACCTAGACACTACTTATTGACATGCCTAGTTCTATGGCAGTTTTAGGGAAGGGAAATCCTGCATCTTTAGACAACCAATTGGCTTTTATTCTTGCTGACAAAGACATGATTAATatggttacttttttttttaaggttactggtttgtttcttcttcttttctttgttttttctttccctctctcttttttttttttaaactaagcAGGATTACCATGTTATGTGATATGAATCTGGGTGCCACTCAAGCTATTCATAAATGCATTGAAGGAATTGTGTTTGAGAGCGTGTCAagcaaaaccctaattcgggTCTAAGATGTTGGTGATGATCCGCTTGGAGAACCCTAGCTCGATTGGCCAAGCTACAGGTCCATACTTGGCAgatcacattttatccctttttgttatAAGTTGTTTGATAATTAGTTGTGTTGTTTAGttgtatgtcttttgaataaAGTTGGACTATACTTGTGTCTTGCTAGATCTGATTAGTTTGAAAAGTTTTAGTCATTTAGCCACTTGAATAAATTGGCCAGTTTTGAATGTTTTTGGGCCGTTAGTTTGTTAGTTGATTTAAGTCCAATACACTGGATAGGATAAGTGATGTAATCCTAATTCTATTTGGATTCATTTAGTACTAGTAGTATTGGTTGTAAATAGCCATTTCTTTGCCTTGTAATGAAGGTTAGATGAAATTTCTAGCAATAAACACTTGAGTGTTTTCTCTTTGGCTTCTTCGTGAGTTTTTTTTGAGCACCTTAGAATTGTCCTAAGTGTTCAactgacttatcaatctagaaacGCACTAGATTGTGGCATTGTTCTACCACTTTATTCGTACTCGAGCTATCCTTGTGCAAATTGAGTTTCCGCTGCCAAACTTTGATACTCTATTCTAGATCCTGTAGCTTGTTGTGTGTGGGTTGCGTCTACAATATGGTGCAGGTCATATAAGCTAGTATTAGAGTTAGTTGAAAGGTATCAAAGTTATAtcgtcttttgtttcttgtttgtgTCTATGTCATTCTTGTTCTAAAGTTTCTAGAGTTTTGTGTCATGTTTTATCTTGTTTTGTGTcttgagcaaaaaaaaaaaaaaatcgttacTACTCATCGTCACCATTCCTagttttttttccaacaaacgtCAACATTTTATAACTATTAACACTTGATAATACAAGAGCTAATTACAAAAAGGGGTAACTACCCCCATATCCTTCCTTACTAGGTCTATTAACCACATTGGGAAGGTATTTTCCCATTCCACATTCTTAACTAACTTGGTAGCAAACTGTGCCAGAGCATGGCTGCAGCCATTTCCTTTCCTAGGAACAAAAGAGAATTTGCAGCAATCGAATTCCTGTCTGAGGTCATCAATGTCCTCCAGGACTGTTTCAATATTACTGTCCTGAACATTGCCTGTGTTGATTTGGTCCACTACTCCTTTGCTGTCTGTTTGAACTTCTATATTAGTCCAACATGCATCTTTTGCCATTACTAGAGCACTTCTTATAGCTAGTGATTCCTCTCTGCTTGCATCTCCTTGCTTGCATTCAGAGATTCCTTTGGCTTTTATGATCTTTCCAAGCCAGTTCCTAGCTATTATCCCCTGACTTGTTCTTACCATTCTGGCTGATATTGCTGCATCCGTATTTATTTCGATCACTCCTTCTTTTGGTGGTTCCCAGCAATGTTGCTGTTGCCGGTCCATTTCTGGAGTAACTTGTTTTCCTGCATTTGCATCAGTTTCATTTTCATACTCTATCCACTCCAGTTGTGCTTTGTCAACAACCTGCTTTGTATCTGTGCTCTCAAGGTGGAATACCATCCTGTTGCGTGCCTTCCAGATTTGCCATAATATATTGGCCGTGAGCTTTATCCTGTCAAGTCCTTGCTCCTTGTTAGCAGATTGCATCACTGCATCCCACAATCTCCATATGTTGATTTGAAGCTCAGTTAGCCCCTCCCACCTAACAGGAGCTATCTTCCATATCATTTTGGCAGAAGAAAAACATGTGCTCGGTGGTTTCAGTTTCCTCTCCACAGCAACTACACAGACTATTACCTTTCCCAATTCTTTTATGTATGGCTTCATTGACTGGCAAGCTGTTCTGCAAGCTCCTTCACAGGAAGTATTTCAGCTTCATCTTCAGATTAAGGCTCCATAATTTCTTCCATACAGTGTGTTTCCTAATTTCCCAGCTTGTTTCTGATCCATATTCCATCCTTCTGTTCTGGTAAGCTCCCTTCAATTTTGCTGCAACGTATCCTGACTTAACTATATACACACCAGATTTGGTATGCGTCCAGAAAAATCTATCTCTTCCGCTGTATAGGCTAAGTGGTATACTAACAATATGTTCAACCTCCTGTTCGCTGAACCATTACTGCAAACAAGTTCTATTCCATTTTCCACCCTCTATCAGTTCATTCACAGTCCTCAGTTGACATTCAGCAGGTTTCATTCCTGAGGCTCTTCCATTGTTCTTTCCAATGATCCACTTATCCTGCCAGATTTTCACTGTCCTCCCATCTCCAACTCTTTTCCATAGTCCTTGCTGCAGTAGTCCATCTCCCTTATGGATGTTTTTCCAACACCAAGAGGCAGAATTGGAGGGTTTCTTCTCCAGCCACCCTTCCTATCTCATGTATTTAGCTTTCAGCACCCTGCTTACTAACAAATTTGGAGTTGTAATTAATCTCCATATTTGTTTTGCAAGCAAAGCCAGATTGAAAGCTTCTAAATCTCTAAAACCCAATCTCCCTTTTCCTTTCACTTTTGAGAGCCTTCCCCAACTTATCCAGTGAATCTTGTTGTCCTTGTTCCCATTTCCCCACCAGAACCTGGCTATTCTAGCACTTATCTCCTTGCACAGTTCTTTGGGTAATTTAAAGCAAGACATAATGTAAGTTGGCATTGCCATGAGCATTGATTTGATCAGGACCTCTTTCCCCCTTTGACTTAAAGTTTTCTGTTTCCACCCTTGCATCTTGCTAGATATTTTGCTTTTGAGATACCCAAACACCTGGTTCTTCGATCTCTCTATAGCCATTGGTAAGCCTAAGTATTTCCCACTGTGTGCCTCCCTTATACCATCCAATGCTTCACTGATCTCCAATCTTACTTGGTTTTGGGTATTCCTGCTGAAATACATTGTTGATTTGTCAAAGTTAACAACTTGTTCAGAAGCTTGTCCATATTGCTGCATGATCTCCTTCACCTTCATTGCTTCCTGCTTATCGCTTTACAACATAAAAGGGAATCATCTGCAAAGAACAAGTGGGATACCATAGAGCTATCTTTACATATTTTTAttccatttatatatttttcttccaCAGCTTTCTTGATTAAATTAGATAGCCCTTCAGCACAGATAATAAACAAATAAGGGGATAGAGGGTCTCCTTGCCATAGCCCTCTAGTAGGCATTATATGACCTACTTTTTGTCCATTCAGATTGAAAGAATAAGAAATAGTGGAAATACAAGCCATGATCTATTTAACAAATGTAGGGCAGAATCCCATTTGCATCATCAATCTCCCAAGAAATTTCCATTCTACCCTATCGTAGGCTTTAGACATGTCAAGCTTTAGGGTCATGAAGCCTACTTTGccatttctcttgtttttcaggAAATGTAAAATTTCATGAGCAATGATAACATCATCTAGAATCTGTCTTACCGGAACAAATGCAGATTGAGATGGATTGATACAGTGTTTTAAAACTCTTTTCATTCTATTAGCCAAtatttttgaaatgattttgtATAACACCGTACATAGGCTAATAGGTCTAAAGTTAGTTAAAACCACTGGATTGTCAACTTTTGGAATCAAAGATATGATAGTCTCATTGATAGTTCTAAGCAGATTACCACTATGAAAGAAACTACCGACAGCTTTAACAATAtccttgttcataatgtgccagtagttttgaaaaaaaagtggGGACATACCATCTACACCCGGGGTTTTGTTTGGAACACGGAGAACAAAGCTTGCTGAATTTCAGTCTCTTCTACGTGTTTGATCAACTGCTCATTCATTAAACTGGAATTAGTGCGAGGTATCCCTTGCATGATCTTGTCAAATTCTTTAGGATTTGAGGTAGTGAAGAGGTCCCTATAATGATTACacagttcttcaatttcttgctcactTCTGCACCAATCCCCATTCAATTTTTGTAACAAGCTGATTatgttccttttcctttttgtcaTGACACTTATATGGAAAAATGCTGTATTCTTGTCCCCTTCTTTGAGCCATCTACTTCTTGACTTTTGACTCCAAAACAATTCCTCATCTTTGTAGGCTTTGCTAAGCTGCCATTTCAAATTTGCTAGATCCCCTCTACTGATTGAATCACTTCCTTCTCTCACAGCTTTCAGTTTCTCTTTTATCTCTTGAATCTTTACTCTTGTATTACCTTTCACCCTCTTATTCCATTCAATCAGGGCTAATCTACATTCCTTTATGCGCCCCACAACTCTGAACATTCTTGAACCAGATTGTTCCAAACCCCAGGCTTTTTTTATCACTGCATCTGTTTATTTATCCTTAGCCCATCTTTGATCAAAATAGAACcttctcttcactcttttgtGTTGTGGATTTGTGTCCAGCATCAGAAGATAGTGATCAAAAGCATCATTTTCAATATGTTCACATGTTGTTTTTTCAAACTTCTGAACCCAACTCACATTTCCCAAACATCTATCCAACCTCTCCCTTATTTCTCCCTGCCCCTCCCAGGTATTACTCCATGTCCATGGCGCTCCTATAGACCCTATGTCCACAACATCATTCCCTTTGATAAATGTGTTGAAATGCCTAAAGCTTCCCTCTGacctctctctccctccccaTTTTTCCTTATTAGAGCATATATCATTAAAATCCCCCACTAGTACCCAAGATTCATCCCAATCCCTCTTCTTCTCCTCAATAAACTGCCACTGTTGTTTCCTAACACCTTCGTTAGTGCTTGCATAAACTCCAATTAGCCACCAATGACTGTTATCTACCTGGTCTATCACTCTAGCTTCTATGTACCAATCTGTTCCATTAACTTCCTGCAAAGTCACTTCATCTTTCTAGAATAGGGCCAGCCCCCCTGCTCTTCCCTTTGAGCTTATCACAAAACTGCTATCAAACCTCATTCTTTTTTGTATCTGTTTCAAAAATCTAATTCTTTATCACAAAACTACGTTTCACGGATTGGATTTAGGTGTCTTGTTGATTACCTtactaaatcaagccaaaatCAAGATGAACTTGGGAGtagtttctctctttttttcctctatAGGTTCGGCCAAAGGAAGGAGAAAACTAGAGGATTTTTGATGAAAATTGCAagataaaaactagaaaaagtcttggtcaaaggaaGCTTCAAGCGTTGACACTTGTCGTCCCATAGTTCCATtcctatctctttgtctctcttagCCTCTAATTGCTAGTTTATGTTCCTCTAATATActcttaacacttctaatcatataatccCTCTAACACTATACcgttcttatccaccaaatttattgCATACCTCCATAATTGATCACACTACCATAATGCACTATGAAACTTAACATGCACcaaattataaaagaaaagataaaactcTCGACTCAATCATAATAGTATTTATGAAATGAAGGCAAGTAAATTAGTCTAAAAGAAAATATAGGTTAGTTTTTTTTATAacgaaataaggaaaattatAAGAAGAATATAAAATAGTTTTcaagttctcacactctctcccccttaaaagaatttcgacatCAAAATTCATACCTTTACTCGCAAATAACTTagggtatttttcttgcatgtccGCCTCTAACTCCTAGGTTGCCTCTTCCACCTCATAATGTTTCCACAGAATCTTAACTAGCAGAATTTGCTTATTTTTCAAGTCATTCACCTTCTGATCTAGAAGCCGAATAGGTCGCTCCTCATAGGTTTGAGACTCTTCAAGTTCAATATCTTCTGGCTGAAGTATATGAGTCGGATGTGGGTGATATTTCTTACGTAAGGACACATGAAAGACATCGTGAATTCGAGATAAACTTGTTGGTAACTCTAATCGATATGCCACATTTCCTACCCGTTGGAGTACATTGAAGGGACCTATGTATCTTGGTTatagtttctttcctttccccgccTTGATTCTTCTTTTCAATTGAGTGACCTTAAGAAATACTTTGTCtccaatttcaaatttcaaatattttcttCGATAGctggcataactcttttgttgACTTTGGGCTATTTGAAACCTCTGACGaattacctttttctttttgtatgttTCGTCAATCCATGGTATTGTTGTTAAATCTATAATTTTTCTCTCCCCGACTTCATCCTAGTGAATAGGTGAATGGCACCTTCATCCATAGAACGCCTTATATGGTGCCATTTGGATAGAAGCGTGATAACTGTTGTTATAAGCAAACTCAACTAATGTTATATACTGGCCCTAACTTCCTCCAAAATCCATGATACATGAGATGATAGGCTGTACTAAAATTCAACTTAGTGTCTAAAGTCTCTTGTAACTTTTGCTAGAATCAGGATACAAATTGAGGATCTCTATCGAACACTATGCTCATTGGTACCCCGTGCAATCTCACAATCTCATCCATATAGAGTTTGGCAAGTTTCTTCAAAGAATACTTCATATTAACTGACAAGAAATGTGCTGATTTAGTCAATCGGcccactatcacccaaaccaCGTCATTACCTCGTTGACTTCATGGCAAACCTGACATAAAATCCATAGTAATATGTTCCCACTTTCACTCAGGTGTTTCCAGAGGCTGTAGCAATCCTGACTGTTTTTGATGCTCGGCCTTTATTTGCTAGCAAGTAAGATATTATTGagcaaattgggcaatttctgATTTCATGTTATCCTACCAATATAgtcttttgagatcttggtacatcttatcACTATCAAGATGCACAGTATACCTAGATCGATGAGTCTCCTCTAAGATTTCCCTTTTTAGTTCTTCATCCCTTGGCACCACAATTCATTTTTGAAACCGTAAAATTCTATCAGGACCTAGATTGAAGTCGGGTAACTCTCATTTTTGTAGCCTTTCTAACCACTTTTGCACCAttggttttttattttgtcCCTCTTTAATACGATCCAACAATGTCGATTGCACTTTAATATTCCCAAAGATAACTGTCTGTGGCTCGAGGCGAGGGTTCCATTTACTAACATCCTTTAACAGGTTCCATTTTCTTATCATTAAACCCACTAGTTGAGCTTTCCGACTTAGGGCATCTGCCACTACATTAACTTTTCCTGGATGGTAATTAATGGTACAGTCATAATCGTCCAAAACTCCATCCACTGACGCTGGCTCAGGTTTAATTCCTTTTGGGAGAACAGATATTTAAGACTTTTATGGTCCATATAtacctcaaaagtcaccccataCAAGTAATGCCACCATGTCTTCAAAACAAAAGCAACAACTGCGAGTTctaaatcatgggtcggataattttaTTCATGAGGTTTCAACTTCCGAGAGGCATAGGCAATTACGTTCCTATTTTGTATTAAAGCACACTCCAAACCTTCTATCGAAGCATTTGTATATACTGTATAATTATTCTTCCCATTTGGCAGAGCTAACACTGGCACCATGGTTAATCGCTTCTTAAGCTCTTGAAAACTAGCTTCACATTTAGTGCCCCAAATAAATTTACCCTGCTTCTTTGTCAAATCCATTAGAGGCCCTACAATTCTTGAGAAATCTTTTATAAATCGATGATAACACTCTGTTAGATCCAGAAAATTACGAATCCCAGTAGGATTTTCCGGCTGTTTCCTTTTGGcaacagcttcaactttagccGGATCCACAGTGAGTCCGTCTTTTGAGATTATGTGGCCTAGAAATGATATTTTCTCTAGTCAGaactcacacttactaaatttgacGAACAGTtgatgctctcttagggtttgcaatACCATTCTCAAATGTCGCTCATGCTCCTCCTTAGTCTttgaatacaccaaaatatcgtCAATGAATACCACTACAAGTTGGTCCAAATAGGGTTTAAACAcccgatgcattaaatccatgaaagctgttggggcattagttaatccaaaaggcatcaccGCAAACTCGTAATAcccatatcgagtgttaaaagcagtttttggcacatcctccttCTTAATTCTTAACTGATACTATCCTTGTGTAGGATCTAATTTAAAGAATGCCACaaccccttgcaattggtcaaataacttGTCAATGTGGGGTAAAGGATAATTATTCTTAATAGTCACCGCATTTAAGCCCCGATAATCGATGCACAATCGTAAATTCccgtccttcttcttaacaaagagCACTGGAGTGCCTCAAGGTGATTCACTTTCTTGTATAAATCTCCGCTCTAACACATCCTGCAATTGCAGTTTCAATTCTTTAAATTCAGCGGGCGCCATCCGATAAGGGGTTTTTGCGATAGGTGTAGTTCCAGATACTAAATCAATcttaaattctatctctctctcgGGAGGCAATGACAttaattcatcaggaaaaacATCGAGATACTCATTTATCACGGCACATCCTCCAATTTAATCTTATCTCCCGGGGTGTTAATTAAAAATGCTAGATATCCCTGTACCCCTTTATTCAACAATTTTCTAACTCAAATTCCTGAAATAAGGGCAGATGAGGTTAAAGTACCCCTCACATCTAGTTTTAAGGTTGCTTCACTTGGTATGCAAAACTCAACTGCCTTCGTTCTGCAATCTAACCGAGAATGATAGCGGGCGAACCAATCCATTCCTATAATAatgtcataccccttaatggctagaTTTATAAGGTATACTATTAATTTTCACTCACCAACACAAATTTCACAGTTTCTATACACCTCGTTAGCAAGCAAATATTGATCACTTATAGGTGTTCTCACTTCTAAATCATATGGTAATCTCTCAGCTTTCACATCAATGGCacaaataaaattagggttcacAAAAGAGTAGGTGGCACCAGACTCTATCAAAATCATAGCCAAATGATGGAagacagggatcgtaccttctatcACCTCAGATGGATTAGGCACTTGGTGTTGGTTTAGGGCATATACTCTGGCTGGCACCCTAAGCTTGTTCCCTCCTACATTGGTTTGCCTAGGGTTTGACCTGTCTGTCTGCTAGGTCTCACTAGTGAGTGGACAGGTTGCAAACTGGTGTTCAGCACTCCCGCATCGTAAACACTTCCatgcctttcgccaacaattGTCCTCAGTATGATTTGATTTTTCACAATATCCACAAGATAAACGAGGAGTTGATGTTTGGCCTCCTTGCGAGGCATCTTTTGGTTGTCTTCTTCCACCTTGGGTTCCTCTCGGAGACATTCCTCTGGATGTCCCTGGAAGTCTCACACCATCAGCCCTTCTTCCCATCTTAAAAGGTGGCATACTCCGATCACCTTGCCCGTGTCCATGGTTACTACTAGGTGCATCTCTTCTCTTTGCATGGAAAGCCTTTACCTATACTTTCGCATTCTCGATCCTTTGGATCTTCTCAAGAATTTCTGTAAATGTATTAATTTGAGCTGCCGCCAAAGCCTAGTGAATTTTCACATTCAACCCCTGTACAAAACGTCTCATTCTCCTCTGCTTCGTAGTTACCAATttaggagcaaatttggacaacttgGTGAATGACTTTCATACTCGGACACACTTAAGACTCCCTGACGCAACCTAATAAAATtatcctccctcttctcttggactaaaggtgggagatatttctcat contains:
- the LOC113709962 gene encoding uncharacterized protein, yielding MKVKEIMQQYGQASEQVVNFDKSTMYFSRNTQNQVRLEISEALDGIREAHSGKYLGLPMAIERSKNQVFGYLKSKISSKMQGWKQKTLSQRGKEVLIKSMLMAMPTYIMSCFKLPKELCKEISARIARFWWGNGNKDNKIHWISWGRLSKVKGKGRLGFRDLEAFNLALLAKQIWRLITTPNLLVSRGDGLLQQGLWKRVGDGRTVKIWQDKWIIGKNNGRASGMKPAECQLRTVNELIEGGKWNRTCLQTACQSMKPYIKELGKVIVCVVAVERKLKPPSTCFSSAKMIWKIAPVRWEGLTELQINIWRLWDAVMQSANKEQGLDRIKLTANILWQIWKARNRMVFHLESTDTKQVVDKAQLEWIEYENETDANAGKQVTPEMDRQQQHCWEPPKEGVIEINTDAAISARMVRTSQGIIARNWLGKIIKAKGISECKQGDASREESLAIRSALVMAKDACWTNIEVQTDSKGVVDQINTGNVQDSNIETVLEDIDDLRQEFDCCKFSFVPRKGNGCSHALAQFATKLVKNVEWENTFPMWLIDLVRKDMGVVTPFCN